The genomic DNA GGCCCACGGCGGCGGGCTAGCCATCGAGAGCGCCGCGGGACGCGGGACGGTGGTGACGGTGCGGTTCCCTCGTGGAACTGTCGGCGTGGGCTGCAATAAAGCGTTGTAATTGGCCGACGATCCCGACGTCCGCAGCGATCGTTAAAGCAGGCGTCGAGAACGATGTTCACCGGCCGTGTCACGCGCGGTCGGTCTCGGGGCATCGCGTCCGACCAGAGCAAAGGACCGAAGCCGATGACGATCGACCGCCGCGCAGCCCATTCGGCCGCCCTGGCTATCATTGCGGCCCCGCTCCTGTGGGCTGCGCCCTCGCTGGCGCAGGGCGCCAGTCAATCCGCGACCGGCCAGGGTGCGGCCGCCCAAGGCGCCACAGCCGGGTACCACGCCGCCATGGAAAAGATGAACCGGGAGATGGCGGCCGAGGCCCCCTCTGGTAACGCCGACCGGGACTTCGCGAGCATGATGGCCAAGCACCATCAAGCCGCCATCGACATGGCTCGCGTGGAACTCGAGCATGGCCGCGACCCCGAGATGCGGAAGATGGCCGAGGAGGTCATCCAGAAGCAGCAGCAGGAGATCAGCCACCTGCGGACTTGGCTGTCCCGGCAGCCCGCGAGGTGAGGTCGTCCATGTTCGCCGTGTTCCCGACGTGGGTAGCAGCCCAGCAGCAATAAAATGGTGGGAAAACGCCGCTGCGGGGTGTCCACTGCCTGCTTATTGAGGGGGTCGGATGATCGCCGGGGCGGCAGGCCGCGGCGAGCGCTGACAGGAGATTTCCATGCTTTCTCGCTCCACCTTCCTCCGCCACGGCATCCTCGCCGCCGCCCTCGGCGTCCTGGTTCCCGGCGCCGCCTCCGCGCACGCGATGATGCACTCGTCCGACCCGGCCGACGGCGCAACGCTGAACGCGTCCCCCCGCACGCTCAGCCTGGCCTTCACCGAAGACTGCCGCGTGACCGCGTTGCGCCTGCTCGACGAGGGCGGCCGGGAGCACCAGGTGCGTCGCGAAGGTGGCCGGGCTGCGTCCAGCCAGGTGACGGCAACGCTGGTGGCTCCCCTGCGTCCCGGCGCCTATCGGCTCGAGTGGCGCGCGATGGGCGACGACGGCCACGTCATGAGCGGGGCGGTGCGGTTTGCGGTGAACGCGGCCCGGTGATCCTCGAACTGCTTGGGCCTGAGCCGGACCTGCTGCGCGCCCTCTCCGTGGCGCTGCGCTTCGCCTACTACGTGTCGTGCCTCGGTGCGGCTGGCCTTGCCATCTTCGCCATGGGCTTCGGGCGCCTACAGGACGCCGGTGACGTCGCCGCATGCCGCCGCCTGACCCTGGTCATGGTGGCGGCGGGATTGGGCTCGAGCCTTGCTTGGCTAGCGGCCCAGGTCGCCCTGGCGTCGGATGGCGATCCGTTCGACGCCGAGATCTGGGAGATGATGCTGGGTTCGCGTCCCGGCATGTCCGTGCTGGTCACCTGGGCGGGCCTGCTGGCCGTGGCGCTGGCGACCCGGATTGGACGCGCGGCCTGGCCGCTCGGGGCCGCTGGCGTGCTCGCGGTCGCCGCAAGCTTCACGGCGGTCGGCCATACGACGCAGCACCAGCCACGGTGGCTGCTGGCCACGGCGCTGGTGGTGCACCTGCTTGCGGCGGCCTTCTGGGCGGGCAGCCTGTGGCCCCTCCTGATCGCCTCCAAGCGAGCGGGCCCGGGGGCCGTCACCGTGGTCGAGGAGTGGGCGCGGGCAGCCTCCTGGGTCGTCGGTGGTCTTATCCTGGCCGGTGTGACGCTGGCGTGGCTGTTGGTCGGACAACTGGACCTGCTGGTGACCACCGCCTACGGCTGGGCCCTGCTCGTCAAGGTCGCGCTGGTCGGCGCCTTATTGGGTTTCGCCGCCTGGCACCGCTTCCGACTGACTCCAGCCCTGGCTGCCGGGGCACCGGGCTCCGGCGCCCGCCTCGCAGCTTCGATCGGCTGGGAAATCGTTGTGATGGTGCTGGTCTTCTGGGCCGTTGCCGAGATGACGTCGACCAGCCCGCGCCCCGAGGGCGTGTAGCCAGCCGCGTGCCAACGCGGAGCGCTGGCCATGTCGGCGCGGCGCTCCGTGCGTGAACCACCTGTCCGCTGGACCCAGCCGGGCGTCGACGCGGAAGGCTCCCCGGTGCCTTGTCCCAGATCAAGGCGCGGGCACGGACCGGAGGGCAATGATCCGGATGTGGGAAGGAGATCCAAGATGCATGACCATGCTGATTCCTCTTGGTGGCGCAGCCGGACCGGCATCGCCGTCATCGGGTTCGCCTTGATCGCCGCGTTCTATGTCCTGCGGGAGCACTACGCGCACGTCCTCGGCGTGCTGCCGTACCTGCTCCTGCTGGCCTGCCCCCTGATGCATCTGTTCATGCACCACGGCCACGGCGGGCATGCCGGTCACGGGGAGGCGCGCGACGACGTCAGGCCGGGAGTGGAGCGCGGTGGGAGTTCCTCGTTCGGCCCTGGCCGCGGCTGACGGCGATCGTACAGGATCCTCGGCAGCCGCAGGCGTCTTGCCAGGTCAACGCAACCCGGCCGTGGCTCCGGCGGCCACTCTGACGCCCTGGTGGCCCAGGTCGGGACGGCGTGTCCCGGATCGCCGCCTTGTGCGGCTGGAAGCGCAACCCGGCCTGGATTGACGCCTTACTGGGGTACCAGTGGAGCGGACGAACCGATGCGCCTGACGGCGAGCGCAATCCAAGCTGTAGTTGTTCTGGCGCTCACCCTGTGCGTGTCCCTGCTTGCCGTGCCCGCTTCGGCCCATCGTGGTGCCCCCATGGCGTCCGCCGTCCCGGTCGCCATGCAGGCCTCCGTCCATGCGGGCCGTCCGGCACCCGCGTCCCAGGCCATGCGCTCATCCGGCCCCGCCATGAAGGGCCGAGGGACTGGGAAGAAGTGCTGCCCGAACTGCGGTGACGACGGCATGCGGCCCGGGTGCTGCACCCTCGGGCATTGCGGGAGCGGCGCCGCGCTGCTGCCGACGACGAGACTTCAGGCCGCGCTCCTGGTCAGCCGTGGCGGCTTCTTCGCCACGCCCACGGCGGCGGTCGTGGGCATCACGCCGGACCTTCCCTCTCCACCACCCCGATAGGGCGCACCAAGCCGTCCGCGGAGCCAATGGCCCGCGGATGGCGGAGCGTGGCCTTACCGCTGCCGAGAGGGCGCGGGACCAAGCCAGCGCTCCACCTGGACCGGCCGTCGGCCCGGCGCACGGGTCGGCGAGCCTTCCCTCATGGAAGCCCTTACGGAGAAGAGAAATGCATCAGATGACCCCCGCCATGCAGGCCTGCATCGAGGAATGCCTGCGCTGCCACTCCACCTGCCTCGGCATGGCCATGAACCACTGCCTCGAGGCGGGCGGCAAGCACGTAGAGCCGCAGCACTTCAGGCTCATGATGGCTTGCGCCACCATCTGCCAGACCTCCGCCAACATGATGCTGATCGGCACGCCCCACCATAAGCACACCTGCGCCGAATGCGCCGAGATCTGCGAGGAGTGCGCCAAAAGCTGCGAGGCCGTGGGTGGCATGGAGGACTGCGTCGCGCAGTGTCGCAAGTGTGCCGCGTCCTGCCGCGAGATGAGCGCCTGACGCCGAGACAGGGACCGGGCATCGGGCCTGGTCCTTGTCGCCTCAACCGGAAGCACAAGCGCTTCCCGAGCGGGTCAACACGTTCTGACGGAGCTTCGGCATGACTTGGGGCCAGCACCACGACAACCTTCTCGCGAGCCTCGCAAACCGTGGGGCGGACAGCCTGCACGGCGCATTGGGCGGGCTTCACTTCAATTTCACGGCCGGTGACCACGTTCATAACGTCACCTTCGGCGGTGAGAACCCCGACACCTTGGGCGGCACTGACGGCGCCGAGTTCACCTGGGGCCTGGGCGGCGACGACCGCATCGGCGGGGGCGGCATGGACGACGTCCTCCATGGCGGTGCGGTCGCCGACCTCGTCTCCGGCAACATGGGCGACGACGAGGTCGAGGGTGGCGACGGCAATGACACCCTGTACGGCGGCGCGGGCGCCGACACGGTGCGGGGTGGCGCCGGGAATGACTACCTCGACGAGGGCGAGGGCCACAGCACCGTCGACGGCGGCATGGGCGACGACACCCTGGTCGGCGGCGGCGGCCCGGATGCCTTCATGATCGGCCGGACGAGCGGCCACGACGTCATCAAGGACTTCACCGCCGGTCCCGGCATGTTCGACCACCTGGCGGTCATGGACGGCCTCCAGTGGACGGATTTGGCCTTTGCCGACACCGCGGACGGGGTACAGGTCAGTTGGGAGGGCGGATCCGTCCTGCTGGAAGGTGTGTCCAAGGCGGCTCTGGCGCAGGACGACTTCATGTTTGGCGACGCGGCCGAACTGCCGCCTGGCTTGCGGGAACCCGTGGGCCCATCCGACGAGGCGCCGACGCCCAGCGTCGCCGGGCCCAACATCGTTGGCGAGCCGCAAGCGGGCGCGGTGTTCGATGTTCTAGCCGACCACCTGTTCAACGGCCGCACCCTAAGCTTCAACATCGAGGGGAACGCCATCCTCCGCGGCACCGACGGTGACGACGCCCTGGCCGGGTCGTCGGAATCGGACACGGTCTTCGGGCTGGCCGGGGACGACCATCTCCAGGGCGGCGACGGCATGGACCGCCTGATGGGCGAGGCTGGCGACGACAGGCTCTCAGGCGGGGCGGAATCCGACGAGCTCATGGGCGGCGACGGGGACGACTACCTCGACGAGGGCGCCGCGCACGGCATGCTGAACGGCGGCATGGGCGACGACACCCTGGTCGGCGGCACCGGCGCTGACGCCTTCATGGTGTCGATGGACAGCGGCCACGAC from Roseomonas gilardii includes the following:
- a CDS encoding DUF305 domain-containing protein, coding for MTIDRRAAHSAALAIIAAPLLWAAPSLAQGASQSATGQGAAAQGATAGYHAAMEKMNREMAAEAPSGNADRDFASMMAKHHQAAIDMARVELEHGRDPEMRKMAEEVIQKQQQEISHLRTWLSRQPAR
- a CDS encoding copper resistance CopC family protein; amino-acid sequence: MLSRSTFLRHGILAAALGVLVPGAASAHAMMHSSDPADGATLNASPRTLSLAFTEDCRVTALRLLDEGGREHQVRREGGRAASSQVTATLVAPLRPGAYRLEWRAMGDDGHVMSGAVRFAVNAAR
- a CDS encoding CopD family protein, with the protein product MILELLGPEPDLLRALSVALRFAYYVSCLGAAGLAIFAMGFGRLQDAGDVAACRRLTLVMVAAGLGSSLAWLAAQVALASDGDPFDAEIWEMMLGSRPGMSVLVTWAGLLAVALATRIGRAAWPLGAAGVLAVAASFTAVGHTTQHQPRWLLATALVVHLLAAAFWAGSLWPLLIASKRAGPGAVTVVEEWARAASWVVGGLILAGVTLAWLLVGQLDLLVTTAYGWALLVKVALVGALLGFAAWHRFRLTPALAAGAPGSGARLAASIGWEIVVMVLVFWAVAEMTSTSPRPEGV
- a CDS encoding DUF2933 domain-containing protein, which gives rise to MHDHADSSWWRSRTGIAVIGFALIAAFYVLREHYAHVLGVLPYLLLLACPLMHLFMHHGHGGHAGHGEARDDVRPGVERGGSSSFGPGRG
- a CDS encoding four-helix bundle copper-binding protein; the encoded protein is MHQMTPAMQACIEECLRCHSTCLGMAMNHCLEAGGKHVEPQHFRLMMACATICQTSANMMLIGTPHHKHTCAECAEICEECAKSCEAVGGMEDCVAQCRKCAASCREMSA
- a CDS encoding calcium-binding protein, whose product is MTWGQHHDNLLASLANRGADSLHGALGGLHFNFTAGDHVHNVTFGGENPDTLGGTDGAEFTWGLGGDDRIGGGGMDDVLHGGAVADLVSGNMGDDEVEGGDGNDTLYGGAGADTVRGGAGNDYLDEGEGHSTVDGGMGDDTLVGGGGPDAFMIGRTSGHDVIKDFTAGPGMFDHLAVMDGLQWTDLAFADTADGVQVSWEGGSVLLEGVSKAALAQDDFMFGDAAELPPGLREPVGPSDEAPTPSVAGPNIVGEPQAGAVFDVLADHLFNGRTLSFNIEGNAILRGTDGDDALAGSSESDTVFGLAGDDHLQGGDGMDRLMGEAGDDRLSGGAESDELMGGDGDDYLDEGAAHGMLNGGMGDDTLVGGTGADAFMVSMDSGHDVVLDFEATGDAQGAFDHIAFMEGIQPADVVVRDTAEGALVGWGMEADGTFAGSILLEGVGKDDLRQSDFMFAEVPGFVEGISDIGSWYVFPESGGPIA